The following coding sequences lie in one Apium graveolens cultivar Ventura chromosome 1, ASM990537v1, whole genome shotgun sequence genomic window:
- the LOC141706431 gene encoding uncharacterized protein LOC141706431, whose product MDWLSQYKENIDYKKKNIMMVTEDNVKVNYQGQRQEKKFLSILKAKKLLRRGCEAYLEHVVDIEKEIPDLNKIPVVREFPDVFPEELPGFPPDREIEFSIDLVPEAEPVLKAPYCMAPVEMKEHAKQLQELLDKGVIRPSVSPWGKANVVADALSRTERLNAIKVSEELVKELEKLEIEIRMQVENKGQLYEITFQLELMDKIKKSQEEIMNHELDSLTGEKLCTQKDNKGENKLLGPELVQQTKDAIVLIRKRLEAAQDRQKKNANLYRKDMDIEIGSLVLLTVSPWKGLDRFGQKGKLSPRYIGPFEVLRKVGKVAYELALPPQLQHFHNVFHVSILKRYIPDSNQVIEYEPIKLQPDLSYVERPIQILDRKEQVLRNKSIPIVKVL is encoded by the exons atggattggttgtcccaatATAAGGAAAATATTGACTATAAGAAAAAGAATATTATGATGGTTACCGAGGATAATGTTAAGGTGAATTATCAAGGAcaaaggcaagaaaagaaatttctctcgataTTAAAGGCAAAGAAATTGTTAAGACGGGGATGTGAAGCTTACTTAGAACATGTAGTAGACATTGAGAAAGAAATACCTGATCTAAACAAGATTCCAGTAGTAAGAGAATTTCCTGATGTTTTCCCAGAAGAGTTGCCAGGATTTCCACCAGACCGTGAGATCGAGTTTTCTATTGACTTAGTTCCCGAAGCAGAACCAGTTTTAAAGGCTCCTTATTGCATGGCtccagtagaaatgaaagaacACGCTAAACAACttcaagaattattggataaaggtgTGATTCGGCcaagtgtatctccgtggg gcaaagccaatgtagtggcagaTGCCCTGAGCAGGACGGAAAGATTGAATGCGATCAAAGTTTCTGAGGAACTCgtaaaagaattggaaaagctGGAAATTGAAATTCGAATGCAAGTTGAAAATAAAGGAcaattgtatgagatcacttttcagCTGGAATTGATGGACAAGATTAAGAAGTCtcaagaagaaataatgaatcaTGAATTAGATAGTTTAACTGGAGAAAAACTTTGTACACAAAAGGATAACAAGG gagaaaataAGTTattaggccctgagttggttcaaCAGACCAAGGACGCAATTGTattgattcgaaaaaggttagaagcggctcaagatagacagaaaaAGAACGCAAACCTTTATCGAAAAGACATGGATATAGAAATAGGGTCATTGGTATTACTGACTGTATCGCCCTGGAAAGGACTAGATAGATTTGGTCAGAAAGgcaagttgagtcctaggtatatcgGACCCTTTGAAGTATTGAGGAAAGTTGGTAAAGTTGCCTATGAGTTGGCATTGCCACCGCAGTTACAACATTTCCACAATGTATTCCACGTGTCTATACTGAAGCGTTATATCCCCGATTCGAATCAGGTTATTGAGTATGAACCAATTaagcttcagccagatttgtcctatgtggagcGACCGATCCAAATCTTAGATCGAAAAGAGCaagtccttagaaataagtctattccCATAGTTAAAGTACTGTAG